CATCGATACCGGGCTGCGGTTGCGCTACGAATGGCACCGCAAATTCGCGCCCTATCTGGGCGTGACGTACCACAGCACGTTCGACCAGGCCGCCAGCATGGCCCGCACGCGGGGGCAGCGCGTGCATGACCTGACTTTTGTCTTCGGAATCAGGGCCTGGTTCTGAACCACGCGGCCGATCATCCGCCACGATGGGCGGCCATCACGCCAGCCGAGGCAGAGTAGCGATGTTGCGAGTCCATGGACCAGATCCCCAGGGCCGCGTAATTGATCAGACAGGTCTCCGCCAATCCCGGGGCGGTTCAGTCAGCGATCACTGCCCGGCACAGGGCCCGCGGACTGCCTGGCCTCCAAATGAATCCGAACAAGGAGAAGAGGTCGTTTTGTCGAAAGCCGAATATTCGTCCGGTCCTGCACTGTTGTCCCTGGCGTGCGGGGCATTCGCGATCGGGGTGACCGAGTTTACACCCATGGGGTTGCTGCCCGTCCTGGCTGACGGGGTCCATGTCAGCGTGCCCAAGGCAGGCAGCCTGATCAGTGCCTATGCCTTCGGCGTGATGGGGGGCGCGCCTTTCGTCACCCTGCTGCTGGCGCGCTATCCGCGCAAATATGCGCTGATCGGGCTGATGATCCTGTATGTAATCGGAAATCTGACGTCGGCGGCCAGTGCCGACTATGCGCAGTTGCTGTTGTCGCGGATCCTGACCAGCATGGCGCACGGGGCGTTCTTCGGGTTGGGGGCCGTGGAGGCGGCAAGCCTGGTCGCGGCCAATCGCCGGGCCAGTGCGGTGGCCAGCATGTTCATGGGGCTGACCGTCGCCAATATCTTCGGCGTGCCGGCGGCGACGTGGCTGGGCGATACGTTGGGCTGGCGCAGCGCGTTCGCCGCCATTTCGGTGCTGGGGGCGATCGCGGTGGCGGCCCTGTCCCTCGCCCTTCCATTGGCCGAGGCCGGCCCCAGGCCGGACGCAGCGGCCGAGATGAAGGCCATCATGCGCCCGAATGTGTTGATGGCACTGGGCGTCACGGTGATTGGCGCCGGGGCGATGTTCGAACTCTACACCTATATCGTGCCGATGCTGGAGCATATCACCCGGGCGGGGCCGGTCCTGACGACCCTGGCGCTGATGCTGATCGGCGTCGGCTTCAGCATCGGAAACGTCATCGGCGGCCGTGCGGCGGACCGGTCGCTGGCCGGGACATTGCTGACGTGCTTCCCGATCCTCGGCGTGATCATGCTGGTCTTTCCCTTCGCGGCCCAGACGCCAGCCGGTGCGCTGATCGGGGTGCTGCTATGGGGGACCGCCAGTTTTTCCCTGATGCCGGCCTTGCAGATGCGGACCATGCAGGCGGCGCACGATGCGCCGGGCCTGGCGTCGTCGGTCAATATCGGCGCGTTCAATCTGGGCAATGCCCTGGGGGCGGCCTTGGGCGGAACGGTTCTGTCCCTGGGGTTCGGATATCCGATGGTTTCGGCTGCGGGACTGGGAATCAGCCTGCTTGGTGTGGTGCTGGTTCTGCTGTCCCGTGCGGGGCGTCTGTCGCCGCAGGCCGGATAAGGCGTCCGGAGGTCAGCAAGTGGCTTCTTCTTCTTCAGAAAAAGAGGCCACGTCCTTCACCGCCACACGCACCCGAAATTCCCCCGGAACGGGTGATGCAATGTCCAGCCGCGCGCCCATCTGGCCCGCGATGCTGGCCACGATGGCCAGGCCCAGCCCGCTGCCGTCCGCCCCGCTGCCGCCGCGCACGAACGGTTCCGTCAGGTGCCCCAGGATATCGGGCGGCAGGGGCGCGCAGTCGTTGATAATCTCGACCACGCCCCCACGGGTCAGCATGACGGTGATGGGGGTGCCGGGCGTGCCGTGATGGGCGGCGTTTTCGATCAGGTTGCGGAACAGGATGCCCGCCGCGTCCATGTCGCCGCGCACGAACAGCGCCTCTATCCCGTCGCAGGTCACGATGACCTCGCGAAAGGCGGGGGGCATGTCCTGGAATTCCTCGGCCAGGATCTGCAACACCGCGACAAGGTCGAACCGGTCGTCGGCCATCGCCGCGCCCGACGAGGCGCGCGAGAGCTGCAGCAGCTTTTCCGTCATCCGGCCCAGCCGGCGGATCTGCGCGATCATGGCGGCGGCGCGGGCGGGGGCCTCGGGTTCGTGCAACTGCTCGCGCAGCATCTGCGCCTGCCCCAGCAGGGCGCCGATCGGGTTGCGCAGTTCGTGCGCCGCGTTGGCCGCGAACGCGCGTTCCGACGACAGCGCCTTCTTCAGCCGGTCCAGCAGCGAATTGACCGCCGCATGGATGGCCGACAGTTCGCCGGGCAGGTCAAGCGCTGGAATGGGCGCCAGGTTGCCGCCGCCGCGCACGCGGATTTCGGCCTGCAGGTCGGTCAGCGGGCGCAGGGCGCGACGCACCACCCAGCGCACCAGCAGCCACACGCAGGGCAGGAACACCACCATCGGCAGGACCGAAATCAGCGTCGCCCGCCGCACGGCCTCGCGCCGGTGGAAGGTCGGCTCGCCCACCAGGATGGTATGCCCGCCATCCGACGATTTCACGACATAGACGCGAAAGCGCGGCCGGTCATAGAAACCGGGCCGCAGCGACGGCACGAACACCGAAGCCGGCGCGTTCTGCGACCGCAGCACCAGATGCCCGTCCGCGGCCGCGATCTGGTAGGCCAGGGTGCGCGGCCCGACCTGGGGCAGCAGGGCCACGTCGCCGGCTGTGCCGCCATGCGGGCGGGGGGCCACGGCGGCAATGACGAATTCCAGCCGCTCGGCCACTTCCTGAAGGGAATTGTCCAGCCGTTCCGTGACCTCGTAGCGCGTGAAGCCGGCGACCAGCACGCTCAGCAGCATCAGGCAGCCCAGAACGACCACCAGCACCCCGGCCATGATGCGGGTGGCCAGGCTCCATCGTCCTCCGGTGGGGCGTCCCCCGGCGGGGCGCGTCACGCGCCGTCCTCGCGCGCCAGGCGATAGCCACGTCCGCGCACCGTCCGGATCAGCCCGGCCCCGACCTTCTTGCGCACGCGGCTGATGAAGACCTCGATCGCGTTGCTCTCGATTTCCTCGCCCAGGCCGTAGAGCGCGTCCTCGATCTGCTCGCGCGAGCAGATCGCGCCGGCGCGGCGGGCCAGCAGTTCGATCACCGCCCATTCGCGCGCCGTCAGGTCCACTTCCGCGCCCAGGCGGGACAGGCGGCGGCGGGACAGGTCGATCTCGACCTCGCCCAGCGCCAGGCGATTATCGACCAGCGCGACATAGCGGCGCGACACGGCATCCAGCCGCGCCAGCAATTCGTCGAAATCGTAGGGTTTGACGATATAATCGTCCGCCCCGTCCGACAGGCCGGCGATGCGGTCGCTGATCTGGTCCTGCGCGGTGGTGATCAGGATCGCCATCGCGGACCCGTTCCCCCCCAGGCCGTTTCCCCCATGACCATTTCGGCGGATCTCGCGTAGCAGGTCGCGGCCGCTGCCGTCGGGCAGGCCCAGATCCAGCAGCAGGACGTCATAGGATGCGGCGGCCAGGGCGGCACGGGCATCGCCCAGCGTGGTGAACCAGTCGGCGGCATGCCCGGCCCGGCGCAGCCGTTCCTGCACGGCCGATCCCAGCGGGGCTTCGTCCTCGATGATCAGGATTCGCACCGGTCATTCCGCTCCCGCATGACGCGCGCATAAAGCGACGGCAGCACCAGCAAAGTCAGCAACGTGGACGATACCAGTCCCCCGATCACCACGGTGGCCAGCGGCCGTTCGACCTCGGCCCCGGCACTGGTGGAAAACGCCATGGGAAAGAAGCCCAGGCTGGCCACCAGCGCGGTGGCGATCACCGGCCGGAACCGCTC
This genomic stretch from Gluconacetobacter diazotrophicus PA1 5 harbors:
- a CDS encoding MFS transporter, which gives rise to MSKAEYSSGPALLSLACGAFAIGVTEFTPMGLLPVLADGVHVSVPKAGSLISAYAFGVMGGAPFVTLLLARYPRKYALIGLMILYVIGNLTSAASADYAQLLLSRILTSMAHGAFFGLGAVEAASLVAANRRASAVASMFMGLTVANIFGVPAATWLGDTLGWRSAFAAISVLGAIAVAALSLALPLAEAGPRPDAAAEMKAIMRPNVLMALGVTVIGAGAMFELYTYIVPMLEHITRAGPVLTTLALMLIGVGFSIGNVIGGRAADRSLAGTLLTCFPILGVIMLVFPFAAQTPAGALIGVLLWGTASFSLMPALQMRTMQAAHDAPGLASSVNIGAFNLGNALGAALGGTVLSLGFGYPMVSAAGLGISLLGVVLVLLSRAGRLSPQAG
- a CDS encoding sensor histidine kinase, which encodes MTRPAGGRPTGGRWSLATRIMAGVLVVVLGCLMLLSVLVAGFTRYEVTERLDNSLQEVAERLEFVIAAVAPRPHGGTAGDVALLPQVGPRTLAYQIAAADGHLVLRSQNAPASVFVPSLRPGFYDRPRFRVYVVKSSDGGHTILVGEPTFHRREAVRRATLISVLPMVVFLPCVWLLVRWVVRRALRPLTDLQAEIRVRGGGNLAPIPALDLPGELSAIHAAVNSLLDRLKKALSSERAFAANAAHELRNPIGALLGQAQMLREQLHEPEAPARAAAMIAQIRRLGRMTEKLLQLSRASSGAAMADDRFDLVAVLQILAEEFQDMPPAFREVIVTCDGIEALFVRGDMDAAGILFRNLIENAAHHGTPGTPITVMLTRGGVVEIINDCAPLPPDILGHLTEPFVRGGSGADGSGLGLAIVASIAGQMGARLDIASPVPGEFRVRVAVKDVASFSEEEEATC
- a CDS encoding winged helix-turn-helix domain-containing protein; the protein is MRILIIEDEAPLGSAVQERLRRAGHAADWFTTLGDARAALAAASYDVLLLDLGLPDGSGRDLLREIRRNGHGGNGLGGNGSAMAILITTAQDQISDRIAGLSDGADDYIVKPYDFDELLARLDAVSRRYVALVDNRLALGEVEIDLSRRRLSRLGAEVDLTAREWAVIELLARRAGAICSREQIEDALYGLGEEIESNAIEVFISRVRKKVGAGLIRTVRGRGYRLAREDGA